The following are encoded together in the Jaculus jaculus isolate mJacJac1 chromosome 3, mJacJac1.mat.Y.cur, whole genome shotgun sequence genome:
- the LOC105944273 gene encoding lysine-specific demethylase 4D-like has product MSESASSQNPSGSIMVFRPTMEEFSDFNKYIAYMESQGAHRAGLAKVIPPKGWRARQSYDNISDILIAAPLKQLVSGKAGVFTQYHRKMKAMTVGQYRHLANSKRCRPPPHRNFEDLERKYWKGRLYESPLYGADINGSLFDENTEHWNLAHLGSILDLLQQECGVVIEGINTPYLYFGMWKTTFAWHTEDMDLYSINYLHFGEPKTWYAVPPEHGQRLERLARELFPANSRACESFLRHKVALLSPSVLQQNGIPFGRMTQEAGEFMVTFPYGYHAGFNHGFNCAEATNFATERWIDYGKVASQCSCGEARVSFSMDAFVRILQPERYELWRRGQDRVLVDHAKPLEPTGRKVTAGKQVPTLASGSPLSFMLAPPSSWPMAEDNEAHPTAPAPQCPGCPGMVCSVFPHSRAAIASHSQESSE; this is encoded by the coding sequence ATGTCTGAGAGCGCCAGCAGCCAGAACCCAAGCGGTTCCATCATGGTCTTCCGCCCAACCATGGAAGAATTTTCAGATTTCAACAAATACATTGCCTACATGGAGTCCCAGGGTGCTCACCGAGCTGGGCTCGCCAAGGTCATCCCACCCAAAGGATGGAGAGCCAGGCAGTCCTATGACAACATCAGTGACATCTTAATAGCCGCTCCCCTGAAGCAGCTGGTGTCTGGGAAGGCAGGTGTCTTCACACAATATCACAGAAAGATGAAAGCCATGACAGTGGGGCAGTATCGCCACCTGGCCAACAGCAAAAGATGTCGGCCCCCACCTCACCGGAATTTTGAAGATTTGGAGAGAAAATACTGGAAGGGCCGCCTCTACGAGTCACCACTTTATGGCGCTGACATCAACGGATCCTTGTTTGATGAAAACACTGAGCACTGGAACCTTGCACACCTGGGGAGCATTTTAGACCTCCTGCAGCAGGAATGCGGAGTGGTGATCGAGGGCATCAACACGCCCTACCTGTACTTCGGCATGTGGAAGACCACCTTCGCTTGGCACACGGAGGACATGGACCTGTACAGCATCAACTACCTGCACTTCGGGGAGCCCAAGACGTGGTATGCTGTGCCCCCTGAGCATGGGCAGCGCCTGGAGCGCCTGGCCAGGGAGCTTTTCCCTGCCAACTCCCGGGCCTGCGAGTCCTTCCTGCGGCACAAGGTGGCGCTCCTCTCTCCCAGCGTGCTCCAGCAGAATGGCATCCCCTTTGGCCGCATgacccaggaggctggagagttcATGGTCACCTTCCCCTATGGCTACCACGCTGGCTTCAACCATGGCTTCAACTGCGCGGAGGCCACCAATTTCGCCACCGAGCGGTGGATCGACTATGGCAAGGTGGCCTCTCAGTGCAGCTGTGGGGAGGCCAGGGTCAGCTTCTCCATGGACGCCTTTGTGCGCATCCTGCAGCCTGAGCGCTATGAGCTGTGGAGGCGCGGCCAGGACCGGGTGCTTGTGGACCACGCCAAGCCTTTGGAGCCCACTGGGCGGAAGGTGACCGCAGGAAAGCAGGTGCCAACTCTGGCGAGTGGGAGTCCCCTTTCTTTCATGctggctcctccctcctcctggccAATGGCAGAGGACAATGAGGCTCACCCAACTGCCCCTGCACCCCAGTGTCCTGGGTGCCCTGGCATGGTCTGCTCAGTTTTTCCCCACTCCAGGGCTGCTATTGCTAGTCATTCTCAAGAGTCTTCTGAATAg